In Bacteroidia bacterium, a genomic segment contains:
- a CDS encoding multicopper oxidase domain-containing protein, producing the protein MKTFDLVARQSGTAVMWDGESVDLWGFKEGLGGNVSLPSPLLVVNEGDSVTINVINQSSMPHTIHMHGLDVNQANDGVGKTSFDIPPVMGTGTYKFKATHAGTFIYHCHVETVVHLQLGMYGGIVVKAAGGANNAWTGGPAFDKDYTWMISDVDKGWHDNIPMNGALPGFTPDYFLVNGKSSQQLNDTTISISADVGDKVYLRMINIGYTLSRVIFPASLNAEILSSDGRPLPVKEVSDTVDIYPGERYSVMLDFASAVTDSILVEYYNMYDNNKLFTNKVPLGATPPPPPPTVKFNQLDDFSDATTLSWGSGGPNPNPPVNVYSGGPLGAGDEFLQITSNGGGGSGAKLVAFNTAHWTGDYISEGIKSIRMDVNNTSGPDLNLRLRFDGPGGTFLSVNPVQVLAGSGWQTVVFPIEAADLTGGADFNVTMSEVSNLWLYNSAGAIFPGPVTNSVLGVDNILATGPATGYPVEWLAFTARPVGEKVELNWTTGIEKNNRGFDIEITTGDIFNGFEPIGFVEGKGNSDVRTDYTFTTEPLKPGGYQFRIRQLDFDGAFTYSNIASVVINGASMAYLYPNPVVENGAQLNVNLAKEEKATIDILDIYGKHIETIVTGKLGNNTLYLDLEEYLDGLYICQITTKTQKLTVRFMVLRG; encoded by the coding sequence ATGAAAACCTTCGACCTCGTCGCCCGTCAGTCCGGTACTGCGGTAATGTGGGATGGCGAAAGTGTGGATTTGTGGGGATTTAAAGAAGGACTTGGCGGCAACGTATCCCTTCCCAGCCCCTTGCTGGTAGTCAATGAAGGCGACTCGGTTACCATAAATGTCATCAATCAGTCTTCCATGCCGCACACAATCCATATGCATGGCCTCGATGTAAACCAGGCCAATGATGGTGTCGGCAAAACTTCTTTTGATATTCCGCCTGTCATGGGAACCGGTACATATAAGTTTAAAGCTACCCATGCCGGTACATTTATCTACCACTGCCATGTGGAGACTGTCGTTCACCTGCAACTGGGTATGTATGGCGGTATAGTGGTAAAAGCAGCAGGTGGCGCCAATAATGCCTGGACCGGTGGGCCTGCATTTGATAAGGACTATACATGGATGATATCTGATGTGGACAAAGGCTGGCATGATAATATTCCGATGAATGGTGCGCTGCCGGGTTTTACGCCTGATTATTTTCTGGTGAATGGAAAATCGAGTCAGCAATTAAATGATACAACGATTTCGATCTCAGCAGATGTAGGAGATAAAGTATATCTCCGGATGATCAATATTGGCTATACGCTTTCCCGTGTCATTTTTCCAGCCTCGCTGAATGCAGAAATTCTTTCTTCAGACGGAAGGCCACTGCCGGTAAAAGAGGTGTCTGATACCGTAGATATCTATCCGGGGGAACGCTATTCTGTTATGCTGGATTTTGCTTCAGCCGTTACAGATAGTATCCTGGTGGAGTATTACAATATGTATGACAACAACAAATTGTTCACCAATAAAGTCCCGCTTGGTGCCACGCCTCCTCCTCCTCCTCCCACGGTGAAATTTAACCAACTCGATGACTTTTCCGACGCTACCACGCTGTCATGGGGAAGTGGCGGCCCAAATCCCAATCCGCCTGTAAACGTCTATAGTGGCGGCCCATTAGGTGCAGGTGATGAGTTTCTCCAGATCACTTCCAATGGAGGTGGGGGTTCCGGTGCCAAACTGGTTGCCTTTAATACTGCTCATTGGACAGGCGATTATATTTCCGAAGGAATTAAGTCTATCCGGATGGATGTCAATAATACCAGCGGGCCCGACCTCAACCTCCGGCTGCGATTTGATGGCCCCGGTGGCACCTTCCTTTCTGTAAATCCTGTTCAGGTACTAGCGGGTTCTGGCTGGCAAACGGTTGTCTTCCCGATTGAAGCTGCTGACCTCACCGGTGGGGCAGATTTTAATGTGACCATGAGCGAAGTCAGCAACCTGTGGTTGTACAACAGCGCAGGGGCAATCTTCCCCGGGCCGGTGACAAACTCTGTTCTGGGCGTTGATAATATTTTGGCTACGGGACCCGCTACGGGTTATCCGGTCGAATGGCTGGCCTTTACCGCCCGGCCTGTAGGAGAGAAGGTCGAGCTGAACTGGACCACCGGAATAGAAAAAAACAACCGGGGATTTGACATTGAAATTACCACCGGGGATATTTTCAACGGATTTGAACCTATTGGTTTTGTAGAGGGAAAAGGCAATTCTGATGTTCGCACAGATTATACATTCACAACCGAGCCGCTTAAGCCCGGTGGGTATCAGTTTCGTATCCGCCAGTTGGATTTCGATGGCGCATTTACCTACAGCAATATTGCATCAGTAGTAATCAATGGTGCCTCGATGGCTTACCTTTATCCCAACCCTGTAGTGGAAAATGGCGCACAGCTGAATGTGAACTTGGCAAAAGAGGAAAAAGCTACCATCGATATTCTCGATATTTATGGAAAACATATAGAGACGATAGTAACGGGGAAACTGGGAAACAATACCCTGTATCTCGATCTGGAAGAATATCTCGACGGGTTGTACATTTGTCAGATTACGACAAAAACACAAAAACTGACCGTCAGATTTATGGTTTTGAGGGGGTAA
- a CDS encoding multicopper oxidase domain-containing protein produces MTKRLYFPYLFLFFFFALFSFSDLSGQTFTESTLSGTIGVEPTVLKFGPDGRLYISQQNGRIHVYEVIRNTANDYSVVPGTIETIDLVMNIPNHDDDGTLNLTENTRQVTGMLVRGTASNPVIYVSSSDPRIGGPTGDLGLDTNSGTISRLTWNGSAWEKVDLVRGLPRSEENHSTNGLAMRGDTLFVSIGGFTNAGGPSNYFAKTNEYAYSSAIVRINLTAIDALPTQTDAQGQDYKYNMPTVDDPDRTNSSTTPGYTDPNDPFGGNDGLNQAKIDPAGPVQIYATGLRNCYDLVITQAGYMFTTDNGANGGFGGYPVGEGPPVAGVSSATNDYNPAETGSVNNKNGLHYVTGPGYYGGHPNPIRANPTGAGLYTTNVFRTSTSGPNPLPADWPPVPAGMANPIEGDFLMPDVDNAALMSFNLSTNGMAEYTASNFSSAYKGDLICVSYNKKVYRINLNATGKAVTGGANILISNAGDKPLGIDTQDDNGDFAGTIWITNHGDGKIKVYEPSDYCQGTNAASQVVFDPSGTGNIDVSTDASGSFQLTNNSPAGMKIEKVMIDLRTGMLQDMVFDPNGTAGESFAKTFTPDAGAATTGYSAFNFLSAHDNGYDVLEIFFTHFDPGETFTFSVDIDPTSIQGTIAPGPNNAGYVSGLELTGVSVTAYYSGCAEHTTRIFAIPGDVEGAENCVQETPPATPTLTMTGLAGPDVTVFTPSQTAHIVGPAGATVKLLVAEAARYISGAGFDLDPYEANSVVNVTEYSAVIGGGGSVDIPVTLTIKDVYSGYNHIVAVIENGGCYSALSTIWRVKYEIPITPLEYTLHINSGMLSTPDLQTFPYLAFNDTSVFSVDNSVVRVALGQTINLKVINHDTQPHNFQVQGQSLSAAAIPAGDSATYSFSYSTEGIYIFYDNLSGQDNSYMGLAGIIDVQLFSGNRFYWNIREHESMWNFVLNTGGTVNYPDYEPDYFTVNGKSYPDLQADTTAIIKANVGETIRLIISNTGLHKHSIHFHGYHLEILYSTKFPSHVGREKDSFPIDPFESLILELTPDKSGTYPVHDHNLIAVTGAGEYPNGMIGFITIN; encoded by the coding sequence ATGACCAAAAGGCTATACTTTCCCTACTTGTTTTTGTTCTTTTTCTTTGCTCTGTTTTCTTTTTCTGATCTCTCCGGTCAGACTTTTACTGAAAGTACGCTTTCCGGTACCATCGGCGTAGAACCAACCGTTCTCAAATTTGGTCCGGATGGCCGATTGTACATTTCACAGCAGAATGGGCGTATCCACGTCTATGAAGTAATCCGAAATACTGCCAACGATTATTCGGTTGTACCAGGTACGATTGAAACCATTGACCTGGTGATGAATATTCCCAATCACGATGACGATGGTACGCTGAACCTCACCGAAAATACCCGTCAGGTAACGGGGATGCTGGTTAGGGGCACGGCTTCAAACCCGGTAATTTATGTTTCGTCTTCTGATCCGCGTATTGGCGGCCCTACAGGCGACCTTGGGCTTGACACCAATTCTGGTACAATCTCCCGCCTTACCTGGAATGGTAGTGCATGGGAAAAGGTTGATCTGGTAAGAGGATTGCCCAGATCAGAAGAAAATCACAGCACCAACGGACTGGCCATGCGGGGCGATACCCTCTTTGTCTCCATCGGTGGATTTACCAATGCGGGCGGGCCTTCCAACTATTTTGCCAAAACGAATGAATACGCCTATAGTTCTGCCATTGTACGCATCAATCTTACCGCGATTGATGCGCTTCCCACACAGACAGATGCCCAGGGACAGGACTATAAATATAATATGCCGACAGTAGATGATCCGGACCGCACCAACTCCAGTACTACCCCTGGTTATACCGATCCCAACGATCCCTTTGGCGGGAATGACGGGTTGAATCAGGCAAAAATTGATCCTGCTGGCCCTGTGCAAATCTACGCTACCGGTCTTCGCAATTGTTATGACCTCGTGATTACACAGGCGGGGTATATGTTTACCACAGACAACGGCGCCAATGGCGGGTTTGGAGGCTACCCTGTCGGCGAAGGACCGCCGGTAGCAGGTGTGTCCAGTGCAACCAATGATTACAATCCTGCAGAAACTGGTTCTGTCAACAATAAAAATGGTCTTCATTATGTAACCGGACCTGGTTATTATGGGGGACATCCCAATCCGATTCGCGCAAACCCTACCGGTGCAGGACTGTACACAACCAACGTTTTTCGTACCAGTACCTCAGGCCCTAATCCTTTACCTGCAGACTGGCCGCCGGTGCCCGCAGGAATGGCCAATCCGATCGAAGGCGATTTTCTGATGCCAGACGTGGATAATGCTGCCTTGATGTCCTTCAACCTTTCCACAAATGGAATGGCAGAATACACCGCATCAAATTTCAGCAGTGCCTACAAAGGCGACCTGATTTGCGTCAGTTACAATAAAAAAGTCTATAGAATCAACCTCAATGCGACTGGCAAAGCTGTCACAGGCGGGGCGAATATCCTGATATCCAATGCCGGGGACAAACCGCTGGGTATTGATACACAAGACGACAATGGAGACTTTGCCGGTACGATCTGGATCACCAATCATGGCGATGGTAAAATCAAGGTATATGAACCTTCTGATTACTGTCAGGGAACAAACGCCGCCTCTCAGGTAGTGTTTGATCCATCCGGTACCGGAAATATTGACGTTTCCACCGATGCTTCAGGTTCTTTCCAACTGACCAACAATTCTCCCGCAGGAATGAAAATCGAAAAAGTGATGATCGACCTGCGTACCGGCATGCTTCAGGATATGGTATTTGACCCCAATGGCACTGCCGGTGAAAGTTTTGCGAAAACATTTACTCCTGATGCCGGCGCGGCTACGACCGGATATTCTGCTTTTAATTTTCTTTCGGCGCATGATAACGGCTATGATGTGCTGGAAATATTTTTTACCCACTTTGATCCGGGAGAAACGTTCACCTTTTCTGTTGATATTGACCCCACTTCTATTCAGGGTACCATTGCCCCCGGCCCCAATAATGCCGGATATGTATCCGGGCTCGAACTTACCGGCGTTTCGGTTACTGCCTATTACAGTGGTTGTGCCGAACATACTACCCGGATATTTGCTATCCCCGGCGATGTCGAAGGCGCAGAGAACTGTGTGCAGGAAACCCCTCCGGCCACTCCAACACTGACTATGACAGGGTTGGCAGGGCCAGATGTTACGGTGTTTACGCCTTCTCAAACCGCCCATATTGTGGGCCCCGCCGGAGCAACCGTAAAGCTGCTCGTTGCGGAAGCTGCACGTTATATTTCAGGGGCTGGCTTTGATCTCGATCCCTATGAGGCCAACTCTGTCGTGAATGTCACGGAATACAGCGCGGTGATTGGCGGTGGCGGTTCTGTGGATATCCCGGTTACCCTTACCATTAAAGACGTTTATTCCGGTTATAACCATATCGTGGCGGTGATCGAAAATGGCGGTTGTTACAGCGCACTTTCGACTATATGGCGGGTAAAATATGAGATACCCATTACCCCGCTGGAATATACACTGCATATTAATTCGGGGATGCTTTCCACCCCTGATCTGCAGACATTCCCTTATCTGGCGTTTAATGATACTTCCGTTTTCTCTGTTGACAACTCGGTAGTCCGGGTAGCCTTGGGGCAGACGATCAATTTGAAGGTAATCAACCACGATACCCAGCCACACAATTTTCAGGTTCAGGGGCAGTCATTGAGCGCCGCTGCCATTCCCGCTGGTGACTCGGCAACCTATTCGTTTTCCTACTCTACCGAAGGAATCTATATTTTCTATGATAATCTTTCCGGCCAGGACAACAGTTATATGGGGCTGGCAGGGATTATCGATGTGCAGTTGTTTTCGGGCAATAGATTTTACTGGAATATTCGTGAACACGAAAGCATGTGGAATTTTGTCCTGAACACTGGCGGAACCGTCAATTATCCCGATTATGAGCCTGATTATTTTACTGTAAACGGAAAAAGTTATCCCGACTTACAGGCAGATACAACGGCCATTATTAAAGCAAATGTTGGGGAGACCATTCGACTTATTATCAGTAATACCGGCCTTCATAAACATTCCATCCACTTTCACGGATACCATCTGGAGATTCTCTATTCGACTAAATTTCCTTCACATGTGGGAAGAGAAAAAGATTCTTTCCCGATTGATCCATTCGAAAGTCTGATTCTGGAATTAACCCCTGACAAATCAGGTACTTATCCGGTGCATGACCATAACCTGATTGCAGTAACCGGGGCGGGCGAATATCCCAATGGCATGATTGGCTTCATTACAATTAACTAA